One genomic segment of Caldivirga sp. includes these proteins:
- a CDS encoding ribosomal protein L13e, with translation MSINPPTAMVKSPKDGKIKQGRGFSVTEIKAVKLTVNEARLLGIPVDTRRKSTWEWNIKALQEYISKVINVTDASQLPLPSVPKRMVIKPKRGMAFRGVTPAGRRARGLLSIGLRETHKYKWRRKQRQRELKLRHEVVFRKGGA, from the coding sequence GTGTCCATTAATCCGCCTACAGCAATGGTTAAGTCACCTAAGGATGGGAAGATTAAGCAGGGTAGAGGATTCTCAGTCACTGAAATTAAGGCAGTCAAATTAACCGTTAATGAAGCCAGGTTATTAGGCATACCTGTTGATACTAGGCGGAAATCAACCTGGGAGTGGAATATTAAGGCACTACAGGAATACATAAGTAAAGTAATCAATGTTACTGATGCCTCCCAGTTACCATTACCTTCAGTACCAAAGAGGATGGTGATAAAGCCCAAGAGGGGGATGGCTTTCAGGGGTGTTACACCAGCAGGTAGGAGGGCTAGGGGTCTCCTCAGCATTGGCTTAAGGGAGACTCATAAGTATAAGTGGAGGAGGAAGCAGAGGCAGCGTGAGTTGAAGCTTAGGCATGAGGTCGTATTCCGTAAGGGAGGCGCATAA